The Caenorhabditis elegans chromosome II genome has a segment encoding these proteins:
- the tars-1 gene encoding threonine--tRNA ligase (Confirmed by transcript evidence), which yields MSKAPTDMAPWPAFIEERIKLWDKLKAEYDAEIAAKESEPIQITLPDGKIHEGKTWRTTPFEIAERISKGLAEAAVIAKVNGAVWDLDRPFEGNAKLELLKFDDDEAKQVFWHSSAHVLGEAMERYCGGHLCYGPPIQEGFYYDMWHENRTICPDDFPKIDQIVKAAVKDKQKFERLEMTKEDLLEMFKYNEFKVRIITEKIHTPKTTVYRCGPLIDLCRGPHVRHTGKVKAMAITKNSSSYWEGKADAESLQRLYGISFPDSKQLKEWQKLQEEAAKRDHRKLGKEHDLFFFHQLSPGSAFWYPKGAHIYNKLVDFIRKQYRRRGFTEVITPNMYNKKLWETSGHWQHYSEDMFKIEVEKEEFGLKPMNCPGHCLMFGHMPHTYNELPFRFADFGVLHRNEMSGALTGLTRVRRFQQDDAHIFCRQDQISEEIKQCLDFLEYAYEKVFGFTFKLNLSTRPEGFLGNIETWDKAEADLTNALNASGRKWVLNPGDGAFYGPKIDITIQDALKRNFQCATIQLDFQLPNQFDLSYFDEKGEKQRPVMIHRAVLGSVERMTAILTESYGGKWPFWLSPRQCKIITVHESVRDYANDVKKQIFEAGFEIEYEENCGDTMNKQVRKAQLAQFNFILVIGAKEKENGTVNVRTRDNAVRGEVALDKLISKFRRFADEYVADTEKSEEWA from the exons atgtcgaAGGCCCCAACCGATATGGCGCCATGGCCGGCGTTCATTGAGGAGAGAATCAAACTTTGGGACAAGTTGAAGGCGGAATACGACGCTGAAATTGCTGCCAAAGAGTCTGAGCCAATTCAGATCACTCTTCCCGACGGAAAGATCCACGAGGGAAAGACATGGCGTACTACTCCATTCGAAATCGCCGAGAGAATCTCCAAGGGACTCGCCGAGGCCGCCGTCATCGCAAAAGTCAACGGAGCTGTGTGGGATTTGGATCGTCCATTTGAAGGAAATGCAAAGTTGGAGCTCTTGAagtttgatgatgatgaggctaagcaa gttttctGGCACTCTTCTGCTCACGTTCTCGGAGAGGCTATGGAGCGTTATTGTGGAGGTCATCTTTGCTACGGACCACCAATCCAAGAAGGTTTCTACTATGATATGTGGCATGAGAACCGCACAATCTGCCCTGATGATTTCCCGAAGATCGATCAAATCGTAAAGGCCGCAGTAAAAGATAAGCAAAAGTTCGAGCGTCTTGAAATGACAAAAGAGGATCTGCTGGAAATGTTCAAGTACAATGAGTTCAAAGTCAGAATTATCACGGAAAAGATTCACACTCCAAAAACCACCGTCTATCGATGTGGACCCCTCATTGACTTGTGCCGTGGCCCCCACGTCCGTCACACCGGAAAAGTCAAGGCCATGGCAATCACCAAGAATTCATCGTCTTACTGGGAGGGAAAAGCCGACGCTGAGTCCTTGCAGAGACTTTATGGAATCTCGTTCCCCGATTCAAAGCAACTTAAAGAGTGGCAGAAACTTCAAGAAGAAGCCGCGAAGCGAGATCATCGTAAACTCGGAAAAGAACATGATCTCTTCTTCTTTCATCAACTTTCTCCGGGATCGGCGTTCTGGTATCCGAAAGGAGCACATATCTACAATAAGCTCGTCGATTTCATCCGAAAGCAGTACAGACGACGCGGTTTCACCGAGGTTATCACTCCAAATATGTACAACAAAAAGCTCTGGGAGACTTCCGGTCATTGGCAGCATTATTCGGAGGATATGTTCAAGATCGAGGTGGAGAAGGAAGAGTTCGGTTTGAAGCCGATGAACTGCCCGGGGCATTGTCTCATGTTCGGACACATGCCACACACCTACAATGAGCTTCCATTCCGATTCGCTGATTTTGGAGTTTTGCACAGAAATGAAATGTCTGGTGCTTTGACTGGACTTACACGTGTTCGTCGCTTCCAACAAGATGATGCTCACATTTTCTGTCGTCAAGATCAAATTTCCGAGGAGATCAAG caatgcCTCGACTTCCTCGAGTACGCCTACGAGAAAGTGTTCGGCTTCACCTTCAAGCTTAACCTCTCGACACGACCAGAAGGATTCCTTGGAAACATCGAAACATGGGACAAGGCCGAAGCAGATCTCACCAATGCGCTCAACGCTTCAGGCAGAAAATGGGTGTTGAACCCGGGAGATGGAGCATTCTACGGACCGAAAATCGATATCACCATTCAAGATGCTCTCAAGAGAAACTTCCAGTGCGCCACAATTCAGCTTGACTTCCAACTTCCGAATCAATTTGATCTTTCCTATTTCGA cgagaAGGGAGAAAAGCAGAGACCAGTCATGATTCATCGTGCTGTTCTTGGATCAGTTGAGCGGATGACAGCTATTCTCACTGAAAGTTATGGAGGAAAATGGCCATTCTGGCTCTCACCAAGGCAATGTAAAATCATCACTGTTCACGAGTCAGTCAGAGACTATGCAAATGACGTCAAAAAGCAGATCTTCGAGGCCGGATTTGAGATTGAGTATGAGGAGAATTGTGGTGACACGATGAATAAGCAG gtcCGAAAGGCCCAGCTTGCCCAGTTCAACTTCATTCTCGTCATTGGAGccaaagaaaaagagaacgGAACAGTAAATGTGCGCACCAGGGACAACGCAGTTCGAGGAGAGGTCGCACTCGACAAGCTTATCTCAAAGTTCAGAAGATTTGCTGACGAGTATGTCGCCGACACGGAAAAGTCTGAGGAATGGGCATAA
- the tars-1 gene encoding Threonine--tRNA ligase, cytoplasmic (Confirmed by transcript evidence) — MRLNCFRIFVHIQKPTQIFKPFYRSLSSEASDKYHFVNGHKMSKAPTDMAPWPAFIEERIKLWDKLKAEYDAEIAAKESEPIQITLPDGKIHEGKTWRTTPFEIAERISKGLAEAAVIAKVNGAVWDLDRPFEGNAKLELLKFDDDEAKQVFWHSSAHVLGEAMERYCGGHLCYGPPIQEGFYYDMWHENRTICPDDFPKIDQIVKAAVKDKQKFERLEMTKEDLLEMFKYNEFKVRIITEKIHTPKTTVYRCGPLIDLCRGPHVRHTGKVKAMAITKNSSSYWEGKADAESLQRLYGISFPDSKQLKEWQKLQEEAAKRDHRKLGKEHDLFFFHQLSPGSAFWYPKGAHIYNKLVDFIRKQYRRRGFTEVITPNMYNKKLWETSGHWQHYSEDMFKIEVEKEEFGLKPMNCPGHCLMFGHMPHTYNELPFRFADFGVLHRNEMSGALTGLTRVRRFQQDDAHIFCRQDQISEEIKQCLDFLEYAYEKVFGFTFKLNLSTRPEGFLGNIETWDKAEADLTNALNASGRKWVLNPGDGAFYGPKIDITIQDALKRNFQCATIQLDFQLPNQFDLSYFDEKGEKQRPVMIHRAVLGSVERMTAILTESYGGKWPFWLSPRQCKIITVHESVRDYANDVKKQIFEAGFEIEYEENCGDTMNKQVRKAQLAQFNFILVIGAKEKENGTVNVRTRDNAVRGEVALDKLISKFRRFADEYVADTEKSEEWA, encoded by the exons ATGCGATTGAACTGTTTCCGGATATTTGTTCACATTCAAAAACCGACACAAATCTTCAAACCGTTTTATCGCTCGCTTTCTTCCGAGGCTTCTGATAAATATCATTTTGTGAACGGCCAC aaaatgtcgaAGGCCCCAACCGATATGGCGCCATGGCCGGCGTTCATTGAGGAGAGAATCAAACTTTGGGACAAGTTGAAGGCGGAATACGACGCTGAAATTGCTGCCAAAGAGTCTGAGCCAATTCAGATCACTCTTCCCGACGGAAAGATCCACGAGGGAAAGACATGGCGTACTACTCCATTCGAAATCGCCGAGAGAATCTCCAAGGGACTCGCCGAGGCCGCCGTCATCGCAAAAGTCAACGGAGCTGTGTGGGATTTGGATCGTCCATTTGAAGGAAATGCAAAGTTGGAGCTCTTGAagtttgatgatgatgaggctaagcaa gttttctGGCACTCTTCTGCTCACGTTCTCGGAGAGGCTATGGAGCGTTATTGTGGAGGTCATCTTTGCTACGGACCACCAATCCAAGAAGGTTTCTACTATGATATGTGGCATGAGAACCGCACAATCTGCCCTGATGATTTCCCGAAGATCGATCAAATCGTAAAGGCCGCAGTAAAAGATAAGCAAAAGTTCGAGCGTCTTGAAATGACAAAAGAGGATCTGCTGGAAATGTTCAAGTACAATGAGTTCAAAGTCAGAATTATCACGGAAAAGATTCACACTCCAAAAACCACCGTCTATCGATGTGGACCCCTCATTGACTTGTGCCGTGGCCCCCACGTCCGTCACACCGGAAAAGTCAAGGCCATGGCAATCACCAAGAATTCATCGTCTTACTGGGAGGGAAAAGCCGACGCTGAGTCCTTGCAGAGACTTTATGGAATCTCGTTCCCCGATTCAAAGCAACTTAAAGAGTGGCAGAAACTTCAAGAAGAAGCCGCGAAGCGAGATCATCGTAAACTCGGAAAAGAACATGATCTCTTCTTCTTTCATCAACTTTCTCCGGGATCGGCGTTCTGGTATCCGAAAGGAGCACATATCTACAATAAGCTCGTCGATTTCATCCGAAAGCAGTACAGACGACGCGGTTTCACCGAGGTTATCACTCCAAATATGTACAACAAAAAGCTCTGGGAGACTTCCGGTCATTGGCAGCATTATTCGGAGGATATGTTCAAGATCGAGGTGGAGAAGGAAGAGTTCGGTTTGAAGCCGATGAACTGCCCGGGGCATTGTCTCATGTTCGGACACATGCCACACACCTACAATGAGCTTCCATTCCGATTCGCTGATTTTGGAGTTTTGCACAGAAATGAAATGTCTGGTGCTTTGACTGGACTTACACGTGTTCGTCGCTTCCAACAAGATGATGCTCACATTTTCTGTCGTCAAGATCAAATTTCCGAGGAGATCAAG caatgcCTCGACTTCCTCGAGTACGCCTACGAGAAAGTGTTCGGCTTCACCTTCAAGCTTAACCTCTCGACACGACCAGAAGGATTCCTTGGAAACATCGAAACATGGGACAAGGCCGAAGCAGATCTCACCAATGCGCTCAACGCTTCAGGCAGAAAATGGGTGTTGAACCCGGGAGATGGAGCATTCTACGGACCGAAAATCGATATCACCATTCAAGATGCTCTCAAGAGAAACTTCCAGTGCGCCACAATTCAGCTTGACTTCCAACTTCCGAATCAATTTGATCTTTCCTATTTCGA cgagaAGGGAGAAAAGCAGAGACCAGTCATGATTCATCGTGCTGTTCTTGGATCAGTTGAGCGGATGACAGCTATTCTCACTGAAAGTTATGGAGGAAAATGGCCATTCTGGCTCTCACCAAGGCAATGTAAAATCATCACTGTTCACGAGTCAGTCAGAGACTATGCAAATGACGTCAAAAAGCAGATCTTCGAGGCCGGATTTGAGATTGAGTATGAGGAGAATTGTGGTGACACGATGAATAAGCAG gtcCGAAAGGCCCAGCTTGCCCAGTTCAACTTCATTCTCGTCATTGGAGccaaagaaaaagagaacgGAACAGTAAATGTGCGCACCAGGGACAACGCAGTTCGAGGAGAGGTCGCACTCGACAAGCTTATCTCAAAGTTCAGAAGATTTGCTGACGAGTATGTCGCCGACACGGAAAAGTCTGAGGAATGGGCATAA
- the kel-1 gene encoding BTB domain-containing protein (Confirmed by transcript evidence), translating to MLNVRSGAGVTVYDKKIIAVGGHKGAEIHRSAEILIGEEWIELANMAIPRRNTAATALNGLLYAVGGDDGSSNLSTIECIQLSDRSDAQWKIVDAPMSQGRSYAGIALIPKEF from the exons ATGCTGAATGTCAGATCAGGAGCTGGCGTCACTGTGTACGATAAGAAAATTATAGCAGTAGGAGGACATAAAGGGGCAGAAATTCACCGATCAGCAGAG ATATTAATCGGAGAGGAATGGATTGAGCTCGCCAATATGGCAATTCCGAGAAGAAATACCGCAGCTACAGCTTTGAACG GTCTTCTCTATGCTGTGGGTGGCGACGACGGCTCGAGCAATCTGTCAACAATAGAATGTATTCAGCTGAGTGACAGGTCAGACGCGCAGTGGAAAATCGTCGAT gctccAATGTCGCAGGGACGCTCCTACGCCGGAATCGCATTGATTCCAAAagaattttag
- the xpf-1 gene encoding DNA repair endonuclease XPF (Confirmed by transcript evidence) gives METETDDSETSLNDSFGNKDGLELLEYERATLAKTLPASVLFVVANGLGLERLFLEHLILFSDRRLLALVLNTNEHDESYFVSKLKEHNVECDPKVINSEVSIKDRQSIYLEGGVQFCSSRVLLVDLLQNRIPTDRIAAIFVYRAHQTLNAFQDSFILRLYREKKPDGTVKAFTDFPNSLSSLGQLQRLVDRLYIRHVELMPRFSSIIESELNRYQLKTAIFSVDVPTPLRRVHRTIIEFIKVCVRDLRTCSTSGKQTDEQNEEMIHVPWAATRLEKRLHDRRGHISEKQQRLLNDVASLREILQLSENMDVATVLSRLQVLKNDRTVLEEHSGWLLSPSFNRIMEDLLTIAGVTNGKADYKKFATPAKWTVLSEILREIKMLPVEKKDRGNDSPSVLVITSSEDLSRQVTDVVRYGINKMKWMTWRQLGYKSTQEMPEDEPLWDPDTISQLMRSSVDGESKSEVIANVQKTQKTTARAAQKRRKHAEELSGFSSDHRVQTNLIQFGILQYKRRKSGNEASTSQETTEWEVKEEMEEIEEITKNIGDLEAELVVSTTRERERYTLLKLLETKKPRAIVLYTMSLQTLRQIEIYRSTNPNRSLHVYWLQYTESTEESRYLESINRETMSFELLIREQGTLLISREFNVDREDAPRLKISTRDGGGARRDGAVDPRDQMDPEEELERPKIIVDMREFNSELPTVLYTKGYNVVATTIEIGDYILSPNIAIERKALDDLTQSLQSGRVFKQIEQMLEHYDCTVLLIESNRKFETKIVNGGPFQGELSRHCREIRSIFCSLIWANPKMRCVWTISPTNSAEFFSELKLSAPEPDVDRAISLKADQVECSSQELTDSEASTSTKAKKGKKWKPNPTVIRTLTQIFGIKASEAHNLLANSSIKTLADLFSLNITASHLSDFIPSTSADFIKDLSTFNFGRK, from the exons ATGGAAACAGAAACCGACGATTCAGAAACGTCACTGAACGATAGTTTTGGCAATAAAGATGGTTTAGAGCTTTTGGAATATGAACGAGCAACTCTCGCAAAGACACTTCCAGCTAGTGTGCTTTTCGTAGTGGCCAATGGCCTGGGTCTCGAACGTCTTTTTCTCGAACATCTTATTCTCTTCTCCGATCGACGTCTCCTGGCCCTAGTTCTCAATACAAATGAGCATGACGAGAGCTATTTTGTCTCAAAGCTCAAAGAGCACAATGTGGAGTGTGATCCGAAGGTTATTAACTCAGAAGTTTCAATCAAAGACCGACAATCAATTTATCTGGAAGGTGGTGTACAGTTTTGTTCGAGTCGTGTACTTTTGGTGGATCTGCTGCAAAATCGAATTCCTACTGATCGAATCGCGGCGATTTTTGTTTATAGAGCACATCA AACCCTCAACGCCTTCCAAGACTCGTTCATTTTGCGTTTGTACCGCGAAAAGAAGCCAGATGGAACGGTGAAAGCTTTCAcggattttccaaattccctCTCTTCTCTTGGCCAGCTTCAAAGGCTCGTCGATCGTCTATACATTCGCCACGTGGAGCTTATGCCACGATTCTCGAGCATCATCGAATCAGAGCTTAATCGATATCAATTGAAGACTGCAATTTTCTCGGTAGACGTCCCAACACCTCTCCGTCGAGTCCATAGAACTATTATCGAGTTTATTAAAGTTTGCGTCCGAGATTTGAGAACTTGTTCTACTTCTGGAAAACAAACCGATGAACAGAATGAAGAAATGATTCATGTTCCATGGGCAGCGACTCGACTGGAAAAACGGCTTCATGATCGACGTGgtcatatttctgaaaaacagcAGCGTCTTCTCAATGATGTAGCGTCACTTCGCGAAATTCttcaactttctgaaaatatggacGTAGCTACTGTGCTGTCAAGgcttcaagttttgaaaaatgacagaacAGTGCTCGAGGAGCACAGCGGATGGCTGCTGTCACCGTCTTTCAATCGAATTATGGAGGATTTGCTAACGATTGCTGGTGTGACAAATGGCAAAGCTGACTACAAGAAATTCGCGACTCCTGCGAAATGGACAGTACTCTCGGAGATTCTTAGAGAAATTAAGATGCTTCCAGTGGAGAAAAAGGATAGGGGAAACGATT caccaTCGGTTCTTGTCATTACCAGCTCCGAGGATCTCTCCCGCCAGGTCACCGACGTAGTTCGTTATGGAATCAATAAAATGAAGTGGATGACGTGGAGACAATTGGGATACAAAAGCACACAGGAAATGCCTGAAGATGAGCCTTTATGGGATCCTGATACGATTTCTCAACTTATGAGAAGCTCAGTAGATGGCGAATCGAAAAGTGAAGTGATtgcaaatgttcaaaaaactcaaaaaactacGGCTCGAGCTGCTCAAAAGCGGCGAAAACATGCGGAAGAGCTCAGCGGATTCTCCAGTGATCATCGTGTTCAGACCAATTTGATACAGTTCGGAATTCTACAGTATAAGCGtcgaaaatctggaaatgag gctTCTACATCACAAGAAACCACAGAATGGGAGGTTAAAGAGGAGATGGAAGAGATTGAGGAAATCACGAAAAATATTGGAGATCTTGAA GCCGAACTGGTGGTGAGCACGACGAGAGAACGCGAACGATATACTTTGTTGAAACTTCTGGAAACGAAGAAACCTCGCGCCATTGTGCTCTACACAATGTCGCTGCAAACGTTGAGGCAGATAGAg atctACCGTTCCACAAATCCCAACAGATCCCTTCATGTATACTGGCTTCAATACACCGAATCAACCGAAGAAAGTCGATATTTGGAGTCGATTAATCGGGAAACAATGTCATTTGAGTTGCTCATCAGAGAGCAAGGA actcttCTGATTTCCCGCGAGTTCAACGTAGATCGAGAAGATGCTCCGcgactcaaaatttcaactagaGATGGTGGTGGTGCTCGACGAGATGGAGCAGTAGATCCCAGAGACCAGATGGATCCAGAGGAAGAGTTGGAACGGCCTAAA atcATCGTAGACATGCGAGAATTCAACAGCGAGTTGCCAACAGTTCTCTACACAAAAGGATACAATGTAGTTGCCACTACAATAGAG attggtgATTACATTCTCTCGCCGAACATTGCAATTGAAAGGAAAGCGTTGGACGATTTGACACAGTCTTTGCAGTCTGGaagagttttcaaacaaattgaaCAG ATGCTCGAACACTACGATTGCACAGTCCTTTTGATCGAATCGAATCGGAAATTCGAGACAAAAATCGTGAACGGCGGACCATTCCAGGGAGAGCTCAGCAGGCACTGTAGAGAGATTCGAtcaattttttgctctttaATTTGGGCAAATCCCAAAATGAGATGTGTTTGGACGATTTCTCCGACAAATTCTGCAGAGTTTTTCTCTGAGCTTAAG ctaagcGCTCCAGAACCAGACGTCGATCGAGCCATATCCCTGAAAGCTGATCAAGTTGAATGCTCAAGCCAAGAGCTCACAGATTCTGAAGCATCCACCTCCACAAAGGCGAAAAAGGGAAAGAAATGGAAACCGAATCCCACTGTCATCCGGACTTTgactcaaatttttggaattaaagcCTCAGAAGCTCATAATTTGCTAGCTAACTCTTCG atcaaaACCCTCGCTGATCTCTTCTCATTGAACATCACCGCATCTCATCTCTCCGATTTCATTCCATCCACCTCTGCCGATTTCATCAAAGATCTGTCAACATTCAATTTCGGAAGAAAATAA
- the inos-1 gene encoding Inositol-3-phosphate synthase (Confirmed by transcript evidence), with product MSSAQVNGISKRLIVESPNVKLEDGVLESRFTYRKNHFEHRADGLHVTPKEHDYSFKTVLKPRKTGLLLVGLGGNNGSTAVGSIFANQYAMTWRTKEGHSQANYFGSVTQTATVHLGYDSATQNQIFVPFKDIVPILSPNDLIISGWDISDSNLYEAMGRAKVFEPELQEKLRPFMEPIVPLPSIYYPDFIASNQGDRANNVIPGDNKLEHLEHIRADIRKFKQEHELECVIVLWTANTERYTDVRQGLNATADEIMESIRVNEDEVSPSNIFAVASILEGAHYINGSPQNTLVPGLIELAERHKVFVGGDDFKSGQTKFKSAFVDFLVSSGMKPESIVSYNHLGNNDGKNLSEARQFRSKEISKSSVVDDMVKSNQILFPDAKNPDHCVVIKYVPYVADSKRAMDEYICSIFMGGKQTFVVHNTCEDSLLASPLIYDLAILTELASRVSYKVDDEYKPFHSVLSILSLLLKAPVVPPGTPISNAFMRQFSTLTKLVTALAGFPSDTDMQIEFFTQLPAAKSKSQ from the exons ATGAGCTCGGCCCAAGTTAATGGAATCTCGAAGAGATTGATCGTCGAATCGCCGAATGTGAAGCTGGAGGACGGAGTGCTCGAAAGTCGGTTCACCTATCGCAAGAACCACTTTGAGCATCGTGCCGATGGGCTCCACGTGACGCCGAAGGAGCACGACTACTCGTTCAAGACGGTACTCAAGCCACGCAAGACTGGGCTCTTGTTGGTGGGACTCGGCGGCAACAACGGCTCGACCGCAGTCGGATCCATCTTCGCCAACCAGTACGCGATGACGTGGCGGACCAAGGAGGGACACAGTCAGGCAAATTATTTTGG gtccgTGACCCAAACTGCGACTGTTCACTTGGGCTACGACTCTGCCACCCAGAATCAGATCTTCGTGCCATTCAAGGACATCGTGCCGATTCTCTCGCCGAACGACTTGATCATCAGCGGTTGGGACATCAGCGACTCGAACCTGTACGAGGCTATGGGGCGTGCTAAGGTTTTCGAACCTGAGCTTCAGGAGAAGCTCCGCCCATTCATGGAGCCCATCGTACCGCTGCCGTCGATCTACTATCCGGACTTTATCGCTTCGAATCAGGGAGATCGTGCGAATAATGTGATCCCAGGAGACAACAAGTTGGAGCATTTGGAGCACATTCGAGCTGATATTCGCAAGTTCAAGCAGGAGCACGAGCTGGAATGTGTGATCGTGTTGTGGACGGCCAACACGGAGCGATACACGGATGTTCGCCAGGGGCTCAACGCCACCGCCGACGAGATTATGGAGTCGATTCGTGTGAATGAGGACGAGGTGTCGCCGTCGAACATCTTTGCGGTGGCATCGATTCTTGAAGGTGCTCACTACATCAATGGATCGCCGCAGAATACGCTCGTGCCAGGGCTCATCGAGCTCGCCGAGCGTCACAAAGTCTTCGTGGGAGGTGATGATTTCAAGTCGGGACAGACGAAGTTCAAATCGGCGTTCGTGGACTTCCTGGTGAGCAGTGGTATGAAGCCCGAATCGATCGTCTCGTACAACCATCTCGGAAACAATGACGGAAAGAACTTGAGCGAGGCGAGACAATTCCGCTCGAAGGAGATCTCGAAATCATCGGTCGTCGATGATATGGTCAAATCGAATCAGATCCTCTTCCCAGATGCCAAGAATCCGGATCACTGCGTTGTGATCAAGTATGTACCATATGTTGCTGATTCGAAGAGAGCCATGGACGAATATATCTGCAG tatCTTCATGGGCGGAAAGCAGACTTTCGTGGTTCACAACACGTGCGAGGACTCTTTGCTCGCCTCGCCTCTCATCTACGACCTGGCGATTCTCACGGAGCTCGCGAGCCGTGTCTCCTACAAAGTCGACGACGAGTACAAGCCATTCCATTCGGTGCTCTCGATCCTTTCGCTGCTCCTGAAGGCTCCAGTTGTGCCACCGGGCACGCCGATCAGCAATGCCTTCATGCGACAATTCTCGACGCTCACGAAGCTGGTGACCGCGTTGGCAGGATTCCCATCGGACACTGATATGCAAATCGAATTCTTCACCCAACTTCCGGCGGCAAAATCGAAATCtcagtga
- the fcmt-1 gene encoding Cyclopropane-fatty-acyl-phospholipid synthase (Confirmed by transcript evidence), translating into MMTSETSSRDMKTARAGPSEPKSFLYNFIVSHLCIPSIRRFFVTFLAKSSERLILQIPAVDYTSEFGNAAEPNNNAQSKPVLLTIHNPIHFCWLMLLDPKMGLGETYMADDWSCSPNPTEFLRLLIRSKKQTQAAYKAQYGDKPRTKSFGSHLTQFSIDGVRKIAKVVNYVQHWLLENTISQSARNIQAHYDLGNDMFKLFLDKSMTYSSALFDEVKPVTDVDFVELEKAQYKKIDRLIDQLELKADDHVLEIGCGWGAAAIRAVQRSGCKWTGITISKEQLEWGQKKVVEAGLEGRIELKFQDYRLVKEKYTRVVSIEMIEAVGEKYLPQYFQIINDVLTDGGIAALQAITCPDAYYDQYRSSSDFIKKYIFPGGHLPSLGAISQSLPKTLKQTDLFSMGHHYSMTLEHWFFAWMKAKDEIEKMNLPFGFHRRWQFYFCLCAALFAHDHIDVVQLTFKKNV; encoded by the exons ATGATGACTTCGGAGACCAGTTCTCGTGACATGAAGACGGCAAGAGCAGGACCATCGGAGCCCAAAAGTTTCCTGTACAATTTCATCGTCAGTCATTTGTGCATTCCATCAATTCGCAG attcttTGTGACATTCTTGGCGAAATCCAGCGAACGCCTGATCCTCCAGATCCCGGCCGTCGACTACACCTCGGAATTCGGAAATGCTGCCGAGCCAAACAACAATGCTCAATCGAAACCCGTGCTGCTCACCATCCACAACCCCATTCACTTCTGCTGGCTCATGCTTTTGGATCCGAAGATGGGACTCGGCGAGACGTACATGGCGGACGACTGGTCGTGCTCACCAAATCCCACCGAATTCCTTCGTTTGTTGATTCGCAGTAAGAAGCAGACTCAGGCGGCATACAAGGCTCAGTACGGAGATAAGCCGAGAACTAAGTCGTTCGGATCTCACCTCACTCAGTTTTCCATCGATGGGGTTCGGAAGATCGCGAAAGTTGTCAACTACGTCCAGCATTGGCTTCTCGAGAACACAATCTCCCAGAGTGCTCGGAACATCCAGGCTCATTACGATCTTGGAAATGACATGTTCAAGCTGTTCCTGGATAAGTCTATGACCTACTCTTCGGCTCTTTTTGATG aagtcaAACCAGTCACTGATGTGGACTTTGTGGAGCTCGAGAAGGCTCAATACAAGAAAATTGATCGTCTCATCGATCAACTCGAGTTGAAGGCCGACGATCACGTCCTGGAAATCGGGTGTGGTTGGGGAGCTGCTGCAATTCGTGCTGTTCAGAGATCCGGCTGCAAGTGGACTGGTATCACAATCTCTAAAGAACAACTCGAGTGGGGACAGAAGAAGGTGGTGGAGGCAGGGCTTGAGGGACGGATTGAGCTGAAGTTCCAGGATTATCG ATTGGTCAAGGAGAAGTACACCCGCGTCGTGTCAATCGAGATGATCGAAGCTGTCGGTGAGAAGTACCTTCCTCAATATTTCCAAATCATCAACGATGTTTTGACCGATGGTGGAATCGCCGCTCTTCAG gccaTCACTTGTCCAGACGCCTATTACGATCAGTACCGTTCGTCTTCTGATTTCATTAAGAAGTACATCTTCCCTGGAGGTCATCTGCCATCGCTCGGTGCCATTTCGCAATCCCTCCCGAAGACCTTGAAACAGACCGATCTATTCAGTATGGGACATCATTATTCGATGACTTTGGAGCATTGGTTCTT CGCCTGGATGAAAGCCAAGGATGAGATCGAAAAGATGAACTTGCCATTCGGCTTCCATCGCAGATGGCAGTTCTACTTCTGTCTCTGTGCGGCTCTCTTTGCTCACGATCACATCGATGTGGTGCAGctgacatttaaaaaaaacgtctaA